The genomic segment GACCCCCCATCCAAAATACCACAGCGCCTGCACCGGCACATTATCGCCGAGAATGAAGTCGATGAAGATCTGATCTTTCTTGCCGCTAACAGCTGAAAGTTTTATCCAGCTGGACTTTTTGTTGAAATTAGACAGGACTTTCGGCCTTATGGAATGCGATGCGCAAGTGATCCGCACGCGGAGGCGCCACTTGTCCTTGGTTTTTTCTTCCGGAGCATTTCTGCTGCGCTCTAATTCTCTCTCAGCCGCAAGCCGGCCGTCTTCCAGGGCCTTGTCAAACTGATCTTTGAGCCATCGGGCCCATGTGCTCGAGTCCTTCAATTCTGCCAGCTTTTTCATGGAAGCTTTGGAGAATATCTGGTTGCGCTTCTCGGGATCATCGGTCGCGGCCAGGAACCATGCTTGAAGATCAATTTCCTCTTGCGGGATCTCCTCTCGTGGCTTCTCAGCTTTAGCCAGTTCGATGCCTGCTTCGGCAAGCGAAATGAGTCGCTCTGCCTCCTCTTCTGCAACCGCTCGGCTGGGAAGGACTAGACTTTCTCCATCGCTATCGACGTGTAGTCCCAGAAGCCGGGTGTCGTGTATGCGTTGAGCAACGCCAGACATTTCATCGAGGCGTTTCGCCGTTATCTCTCCGGAGAAAAAGCCGCCACCAAAGAAGCACCAGAATAGCTTTTTGACGTGATCCTGCTCGTGTTTTTTAGGCCACGCAGGTGGAACAGTTGCCATCTTCGACACGGCTTGAACTCCCAACAAAGCTCGACGCCCAATTTCTTCGAGGGCCAAGGCGGCAAGGTGATAGGCAATATTGGGATGCCCGGCCAGCATCACTACACGTGCGGAGTCGAGAAGGTCGCTGGCGTGGCCAACGCAAGCATCCATTGCTTTCAACAAAGGTTCATCGCGTGAAAATTTCGTCATTCGCGGCAGCCCTTCTCATTCGGAGCAGCCTCTAATGAGAGGCAAGCCCAATCCTTAGCTGGGTCGTCGATCTGAGCACGTGCCGATCAAGTACCTTTTCCCCGCACGACGCATAAAGGCAAATGCTGATAGCTTGTGTAGCGTCGCAGGGTCTATCCAGCGGTCCAACGTAATCCGCCACCAAGGCGCAAACAAATACTAGGGGCGCATTTTAAACCGCTTTCCGTATGGTCTGTCGCTTCTGAAGTCAGTTGTGCAACCCGACGGGAAGCTGGGGCATGTTCCGATAAAGCATGTTGTTGGGAAAGCATCGCGCCTTGTGACGATACGGCTCTAGCCTGCTTGATGATGCTCTTCCCCTTAGCAATTTAGCCTGTTCTGCCAGCGCCCCTTAAACCATCCGTCGGGCAAAACACCCGCCACCCGTCAACCCCGCCCCGCAAAAATATTCCTCTTTACCGAAATTCTGAAATCCCGTATACCCCCGCCCATCCCGGCTCATCCTGAGGGGCGATCGCGTCGTCGTCTTGATCGCGAGCCGGGCTTGCGGTGGACGCGGCAGCGTCGGGCGCGATGGTAGCGGGCAGGGAGGGTAGTCCCCGGTGAGCCCGCGGCCGCGCGCGGACGAACGGCGCTGCTAGGTTCGTCTCGTCTGTAAGTTTCCGGCTTCGTCGACGGAGCGGGGAATACTGCGGCGAAATGGCGGGCCGTGCGTACGGCAAAACCGTGTGGTCCTGG from the Bradyrhizobium sp. WBAH42 genome contains:
- a CDS encoding AbiV family abortive infection protein, which encodes MTKFSRDEPLLKAMDACVGHASDLLDSARVVMLAGHPNIAYHLAALALEEIGRRALLGVQAVSKMATVPPAWPKKHEQDHVKKLFWCFFGGGFFSGEITAKRLDEMSGVAQRIHDTRLLGLHVDSDGESLVLPSRAVAEEEAERLISLAEAGIELAKAEKPREEIPQEEIDLQAWFLAATDDPEKRNQIFSKASMKKLAELKDSSTWARWLKDQFDKALEDGRLAAERELERSRNAPEEKTKDKWRLRVRITCASHSIRPKVLSNFNKKSSWIKLSAVSGKKDQIFIDFILGDNVPVQALWYFGWGVARSFVVALNIGTMGFWWWRMPEQIDRYYETIRDLENHQDLRLQRQPSLKIDWGENRALADDDLARSALAFAALTKIRQSGSQNSLDFYIGGLTFLSLNDVHWQCEVESFGNFFRSLRAMMAEHNDWQPGTPFEPAILKFLDSLFPQMDERDRYAELCRAFDRDQLTGLVVTLKEVSFIKLFCDAYFLSKHNPSVVLQEAP